The Cucumis melo cultivar AY chromosome 5, USDA_Cmelo_AY_1.0, whole genome shotgun sequence genome has a segment encoding these proteins:
- the LOC103496928 gene encoding ABC transporter G family member 21, with protein MLPPEQDTSTAPAAATATTTTSISHPRPDLLIHAVPSAPDTFSILRQSLFPLTLKFEDVSYSIKIQTNKRRCLSLRNNESQSNSTRTILNGVSGVVRPGELLAMLGTSGSGKTTLLTALAARLPGKISGAITYNDKPFSSSIKRKVGFVSQDDVLYPHLTVLETLTYAAMLRLPNKLTYDEKVAQTEMIIAELGLTRCRNSVIGGGLLRGISGGERKRVSIGHEMIVNPSLLLLDEPTSGLDSTTAQRIVATLRGLARGGRTLVMTIHQPSTRLYRMFDKVVVLSDGSPIYSGDASRVMPYFESIGYLPPFNLINPADFLLDLANGIAPDSIREDQVEHFHGGLLLDRQDDQNSIKQSLIASFRKNLYPQIKAQILTETNISTVDARSNSLRGRKKNEWTTSWWEQFKILLKRGLRERRHESYSGLRIFQVMSVSFLSGLLWWHSDPSHIQDQVGLIFFFSIFWGFFPLFNAIFAFPLERPMLNKERSSGMYRLSSYYMSRTAGDLPMELVLPTVFVTVTYWMGGLNPSMIPFLLTLLVVLLNVLVSQGLGLALGAILMEVKQATTLASVTMLVFLLVGGYYIEHIPHFMSWLKYVSFSHYCYKLVVGIQYNSLNEAYHCGGSFGYCKVGDFPAVKCLGIGNHSLWWDVAALFFMLVGYRILAFLALKMAHPY; from the exons ATGCTGCCACCGGAGCAAGATACAAGCACTGCCCCTGCCGCTGCCAccgccaccaccaccacctCAATCTCCCATCCTCGCCCTGACCTCCTCATCCACGCCGTCCCCTCCGCCCCCGACACATTCTCCATTCTTCGCCAATCACTATTCCCTCTTACTCTTAAG TTTGAAGACGTATCGTATAGCATAAAAATCCAAACCAACAAAAGAAGGTGTTTAAGTTTAAGGAATAACGAGTCTCAAAGCAACTCTACTCGAACCATATTGAATGGGGTTAGTGGCGTTGTTCGGCCTGGAGAGCTTCTCGCAATGCTGGGCACTTCCGGCAGTGGCAAAACCACTCTTCTAACTGCCCTGGCTGCCCGTTTGCCAGGCAAAATCTCCGGCGCCATTACCTACAACGACAAACCCTTTTCCAGCTCCATCAAGCGCAAAGTCGGCTTCGTCTCGCAGGATGACGTTCTATACCCTCATCTGACCGTCCTCGAAACCCTTACCTACGCCGCCATGCTCCGCCTCCCCAACAAGCTCACTTACGACGAGAAAGTTGCCCAGACGGAGATGATCATTGCGGAGCTTGGCCTGACGCGGTGCCGTAACAGTGTGATCGGCGGCGGACTTCTCAGGGGAATCTCCGGCGGGGAGAGGAAACGGGTTAGTATTGGTCACGAGATGATTGTGAACCCGAGCTTACTTTTATTGGATGAACCTACTTCTGGGCTGGACTCCACTACAGCCCAACGGATTGTAGCCACGTTGAGAGGACTGGCTCGTGGGGGTCGGACTTTGGTTATGACCATTCACCAACCATCCACACGGTTGTATAGGATGTTTGATAAAGTGGTGGTGTTGTCCGATGGGTCACCCATTTACAGCGGCGACGCGAGTCGGGTCATGCCTTATTTTGAGTCCATTGGATATCTTCCCCCTTTCAACCTCATTAATCCTGCTGATTTTCTCCTCGATCTTGCCAATg GCATAGCGCCGGATTCAATTCGGGAAGACCAAGTGGAGCATTTCCATGGCGGATTATTATTAGACCGTCAAGACGATCAAAATTCCATCAAGCAATCTCTCATTGCTTCTTTCAGAAAGAATCTTTACCCCCAAATCAAGGCTCAGATTCTTACCGAAACTAACATCTCCACCGTTGATGCAAGATCCAATTCCTTAA GGgggagaaaaaagaacgaatggacgACAAGCTGGTGGGAGCAATTTAAGATATTACTGAAAAGGGGATTACGGGAAAGGAGACACGAATCATATTCAGGGCTGAGGATTTTTCAAGTGATGTCAGTTTCATTTCTTTCAGGGCTTTTATGGTGGCATTCAGATCCTTCACACATACAAGATCAA GTTGGGTTaatcttctttttctcaatCTTCTGGGGTTTCTTCCCATTATTCAACGCCATATTCGCATTTCCATTAGAACGCCCAATGCTAAACAAAGAACGCTCCTCCGGAATGTACCGTCTGTCATCTTATTACATGTCTCGAACCGCAGGGGATTTACCAATGGAGTTGGTTCTTCCCACCGTTTTCGTGACGGTTACGTATTGGATGGGAGGTCTTAACCCTTCAATGATCCCATTTCTGCTTACGCTTTTGGTTGTTCTGTTGAACGTTTTGGTGTCACAGGGCCTCGGCTTGGCTCTGGGCGCCATCTTAATGGAGGTGAAACAGGCAACCACACTTGCATCAGTTACTATGCTAGTGTTTCTTCTGGTGGGTGGGTACTACATTGAACACATTCCTCATTTTATGTCATGGCTTAAGTATGTGTCTTTCAGCCATTACTGCTACAAGCTTGTTGTGGGAATTCAGTACAATTCTTTAAATGAGGCGTATCACTGTGGCGGATCCTTTGGTTACTGTAAAGTGGGGGATTTTCCTGCTGTTAAATGCTTGGGGATTGGGAATCATAGTCTATGGTGGGATGTGGCTGCTTTGTTTTTCATGTTGGTTGGGTATAGGATTTTGGCTTTTCTTGCTTTGAAAATGGCACATCCTTACTGA